A genomic segment from Chanos chanos chromosome 2, fChaCha1.1, whole genome shotgun sequence encodes:
- the iqub gene encoding IQ and ubiquitin-like domain-containing protein, whose translation MSRHDSENGNDGVPEQNDVTDTNEDNFTHQNAESEPSQIVATQTEVGPEDSTKQESDCAQEMRDVVGVSFTSGEEVRMNQAQLRQEDVNSHGSETVEKLPADAVGNSTATVKVMLMPEGYMMTKAFTIGLTTQDLKSHFAQELRVPSEVLQISFEGESVEDNQTLVDLGVQPHGTVQLEMRSSDPENHPIRPIKPQQECIMPDVITVRVPTGADAFQDVVVEIERATRGKAFLGGYRHRITKMEYHHAAVQTMPKKRPDRCIEMFSRDTQTVITKSQAQQCSSNTSTQTAGIGCYISNMKDKLITPGTYITAEQHHSRRLNAVITLQRYVRAWQAKRFMAQLKQDKEQHQAWIESEERRKREEKDQQIRDEYNRRMNPENKEDFALLYNALEKWRREEVEQIKSSLSGEEQKKALYALLEQEARLIASIGRHHNEAGERNQKKATENLLNKCAAPKSWRTSNGKTVEMDTQYTIRAKELRDLYTSINPPYSSQEERLDLLLSLKHTVKEHDCTLTREIVELIDREADLMRRDVKERNLRGLRERISTLFLQYIKTPIFNPEVSKHLRVSQDPSQLRQKMYFCRACRKSRPSTDFALNVNTRVVGRCRVCTETDNQARQREDFSQYKTILKRLRKTEEQLNPDAKIIHLLQEQDLKYLVDLIWEAQSALSAWDDLHDLVMVRWDRFCQWSPWNCILLTQDEAALHFKTENIEQAYGLMFVRSIKHKHTLAQRYFSQIPAMAQYLHDVDSQPAAAHGDLLLTKPITELTEQ comes from the exons ATGTCAAGACATGATAGTGAAAATGGAAATGATGGTGTTCCTGAGCAAAATGATGTGACGGATACCAATGAAGATAATTTTACCCATCAAAATGCAGAAAGCGAACCGAGCCAGATCGTTGCTACACAAACAGAGGTTGGCCCAGAGGACAGTACTAAGCAGGAGTCAGACTGTGCACAGGAGATGAGAGACGTGGTCGGTGTTTCTTTTACCTCTGGTGAGGAAGTCCGCATGAATCAAGCCCAGCTGCGTCAAGAAGACGTCAACTCACATGGAAGTGAAACCGTCGAGAAATTACCAGCTGACGCTGTGGGCAATTCAACAGCAACCG TAAAAGTCATGCTGATGCCTGAGGGATACATGATGACTAAAGCCTTCACCATTGGCCTCACCACCCAGGACCTGAAGTCTCATTTTGCCCAAGAGCTCAGAGTCCCGTCAGAGGTCTTACAAATCTCTTTTGAAG GTGAGAGTGTGGAGGATAATCAGACACTGGTAGATTTGGGAGTCCAGCCTCATGGTACAGTCCAGCTTGAGATGAGGTCATCTGACCCTGAAAACCACCCAATCCGGCCTATCAAACCCCAGCAGGAGTGCATCATGCCTGATGTCATCACTGTGCGTGTGCCGACAG gAGCAGATGCATTTCAGGATGTGGTagtggagatagagagagcaacTAGGGGGAAAGCATTTCTGGGAGGATATCGTCACAGAATCACCAAGATGGAGTACCACCATGCTGCAGTACAAACCATGCCTAAGAAAAGACCTGACAGATGCATTGAGATGTTCAGCAGAGATACACAG ACAGTGATCACTAAAAGCCAAGCTCAGCAATGCAGCagtaacacatccacacagacagctgGAATAGGCTGTTATATTTCTAACATGAAGGACAAGCTCATCACCCCAGGAACATACATCACAGCCGAACAGCACCACAGCAGGAGACTGAACGCG GTGATAACCCTGCAGAGGTATGTGAGAGCTTGGCAGGCGAAGCGTTTTATGGCTCAGCTGAAGCAGGATAAGGAGCAGCATCAAGCATGGATAGAGAGTGAGGAgcggaggaagagagaggagaaagatcAACAGATTAGAGATGAGTACAACAGGAGAATGAACCCAGAGAACAAGGAGGATTTTGCTCTACTCTACAATGCCCTGGAGA agtggaggagagaggaggtggagcagATTAAGTCATCTCTCTCTGGTGAAGAGCAGAAGAAAGCACTGTATGCTTTGCTGGAGCAGGAGGCACGACTCATTGCTTCTATTGGACGACACCATAATGAAGCAGGAGAGAGGAACCAGAAGAAAGCTACTGAGAACCTTCTCAACAAG TGCGCTGCCCCTAAGAGCTGGCGAACATCCAATGGGAAAACTGTTGAAATGGACACGCAGTACACCATCAGAGCTAAAGAGCTGAGAGACCTCTACACCAGTATTAACCCCCCTTACTCCAGCCAGGAGGAGCGTTTAGATCTACTGctgtctctcaaacacacagtcaag GAGCATGACTGTACACTGACCAGAGAGATTGTGGAGTTGATTGACAGGGAGGCGGATCTGATGAGAAGGGATGTGAAGGAGAGAAATCTGcggggactgagagagagaatctccaCCCTTTTCCTTCAATACATAAAGACCCCCATCTTCAACCCTGAAGTTTCCAAACACCTCAGA gTGTCTCAGGACCCTTCTCAGCTGAGACAGAAGATGTATTTCTGCCGTGCCTGTAGGAAGTCCCGGCCCTCCACGGATTTTGCCCTGAACGTGAACACTCGTGTGGTGGGGCGCTGTCGTGTTTGCACAGAAACGGATAACCAAGCACGACAGAGGGAGGATTTCTCCCAATACAAAACCATCCTCAAACGCCTGCGCAAGACAGAGGAACAACTCAACCCAGACGCCAAAATCATCCACCTCCTGCAG GAACAAGACCTGAAATACCTGGTGGATCTCATCTGGGAAGCCCAGTCTGCTCTCAGTGCCTGGGACGACCTGCATGATTTGGTGATGGTTCGCTGGGACCGCTTTTGTCAGTGGAGCCCTTGGAACTGCATCCTACTCACCCAGGACGAGGCTGCATTGCACTTCAAAACGGAGAACATTGAGCAG GCCTATGGTTTGATGTTTGTCCGTagcatcaaacacaaacacacgctggCCCAGAGGTACTTTTCACAGATTCCTGCAATGGCACAGTACCTCCATGATGTGGACTCACAACCAGCTGCTGCTCATGGTGACCTTTTGCTCACAAAGCCCATCACAGAGTTGACTGAGCAGTAA